A single genomic interval of Pseudomonadales bacterium harbors:
- a CDS encoding GMC family oxidoreductase N-terminal domain-containing protein — MAWRTRSIRPFRAALGCRRCGIRNARWLRTPRHTVHGAYRTGTRLVSNIERFDAIVIGSGAAGCLAASRLAEAGRSVLILESGPARSLRDLTSSQLWARRLKWGGAPVIERGRHPIGHNFNVGWGTGGAALHHYAVWPRLHPSDFSMARDHGRGVDWPLSYTELRPWYDLIQDEVGIAGDHTRESWRPDGKPYNQAPVPVFRHAELIAGGFTRLGMQTAPLPLAVRTRNGTDRQACIWDGWCDAGCPTGALANPLVTYLPRALRAGARLLHDATVTEITTDATGSRVTGVQWRNTGGSTHAASASIVVLAASTIQNSRLLLASRSRSPRGLANGSGQVGRSIMAHLACQVFGLWDEDTYCHMGTTGGQLLNQDGYVKTHPGDAFGSWQWIIGNALKPNDLLGIALNRPDLHGTKLDDFMRRAARGCGVITAVAEDLPRPENRVTLLERNDGWGVPLAQVEHECATESVALWDSARTQGLRIMEAAGALEAWAGNIGPMHNMGGTVMGTDPAASVTNGWGQCHELPNLVITGSSLFPTSGGVNPTFTIHALTARSMQHLLDNWGDIAPRS, encoded by the coding sequence TTTCGTGCTGCGCTCGGATGCCGTCGATGTGGGATACGGAACGCGCGCTGGCTTCGCACGCCTCGGCATACCGTACATGGCGCATATCGAACCGGAACACGACTGGTGAGCAACATCGAGCGCTTCGACGCCATCGTCATCGGCTCGGGCGCAGCCGGCTGCCTGGCAGCATCACGACTTGCCGAAGCGGGTCGCTCGGTGCTGATACTCGAATCAGGCCCTGCTCGCTCGCTGCGCGACCTGACCAGCAGCCAACTGTGGGCGCGACGCCTGAAGTGGGGTGGCGCGCCAGTCATCGAGCGTGGGCGGCATCCGATCGGACACAATTTCAATGTCGGCTGGGGAACCGGTGGGGCCGCGCTGCATCACTACGCGGTGTGGCCACGCCTGCATCCGAGCGATTTTTCGATGGCCCGCGATCACGGACGCGGGGTCGACTGGCCACTGAGCTACACGGAATTGCGGCCGTGGTACGACCTGATCCAGGACGAAGTCGGCATCGCCGGCGACCATACGCGTGAAAGCTGGCGTCCGGACGGCAAACCATACAACCAGGCGCCGGTACCCGTATTCCGCCACGCCGAGCTGATCGCCGGCGGCTTCACGCGACTGGGCATGCAGACTGCACCGTTGCCACTGGCTGTGCGTACGCGCAACGGCACGGACCGTCAGGCCTGTATCTGGGATGGCTGGTGTGACGCCGGGTGTCCTACGGGGGCGCTTGCCAACCCGCTGGTGACCTACCTGCCGCGTGCGCTGCGTGCAGGTGCACGCCTGCTGCACGATGCGACCGTAACCGAAATCACGACCGACGCCACGGGCAGCCGGGTGACCGGCGTTCAATGGCGCAACACGGGAGGCAGCACGCACGCCGCCAGCGCGTCGATCGTCGTCCTGGCCGCATCCACGATACAGAACTCGCGCCTGCTGCTGGCTTCGCGCAGCCGTTCACCCCGCGGGCTTGCAAACGGCAGCGGCCAGGTCGGACGCAGCATCATGGCCCACCTCGCCTGCCAGGTCTTCGGGTTATGGGATGAAGACACCTACTGCCATATGGGCACCACCGGCGGTCAATTGCTGAACCAGGACGGCTACGTCAAGACCCACCCGGGTGATGCCTTCGGTTCGTGGCAGTGGATCATCGGCAACGCGCTCAAACCGAATGACCTGCTCGGTATCGCCCTGAATCGCCCCGATCTGCACGGAACGAAACTCGATGATTTCATGCGCCGTGCGGCACGCGGGTGTGGAGTCATTACCGCCGTCGCTGAAGACCTGCCACGACCTGAAAACCGCGTCACACTGCTCGAGCGCAACGATGGCTGGGGAGTACCGCTGGCACAGGTCGAACATGAATGCGCGACTGAATCCGTCGCACTGTGGGACTCCGCGCGCACGCAGGGCCTGCGCATCATGGAAGCAGCCGGTGCACTCGAAGCCTGGGCCGGAAACATCGGACCGATGCACAACATGGGCGGAACCGTGATGGGCACCGATCCTGCAGCCTCGGTGACGAACGGCTGGGGTCAATGCCATGAGTTACCGAACCTGGTGATCACCGGCTCCAGCCTGTTTCCTACCAGCGGCGGCGTGAATCCCACGTTCACGATCCACGCGCTCACTGCGCGCAGCATGCAGCATCTCTTGGACAACTGGGGCGATATCGCACCACGGAGTTGA
- a CDS encoding DMT family transporter, whose protein sequence is MSSARQESTAAVSPPNPSPAERRQAYLLLGVSTFFLALNHVIGRGVHEHVPPIGLSFWRWVIAALALLPVVLIGWRETLSVYRAEWRAFVLTGALVVGATTLIMIALNFTSATNTALINATQPVLTVLLSRLVYRVPVSGTQAIGILIAFAGVVVMVARGSWATLVGLDFQAGDLLALLAMFGLAGYAIRFVRIPMRLSAARALFPMVVAGSVLLLPFYVLESLLYKPVPVTSTSIGAIVSIALLVSCAAMLLWNTGNRLVGANRASIFINLVPVFGVLLAVSFLGESFELWHLSGMVMIASGVFLVMR, encoded by the coding sequence ATGTCCTCAGCCCGGCAGGAGTCAACAGCAGCGGTTTCGCCGCCGAACCCATCGCCGGCGGAACGGCGCCAGGCGTATCTGCTGCTCGGTGTGAGTACCTTTTTTCTCGCACTGAACCACGTGATCGGTCGTGGTGTTCACGAACACGTCCCGCCGATCGGACTGTCATTCTGGCGCTGGGTCATCGCCGCATTGGCGCTGCTGCCAGTGGTGCTGATCGGCTGGCGTGAGACACTGAGCGTCTACCGGGCCGAATGGCGGGCGTTCGTGCTGACAGGAGCACTGGTGGTCGGCGCCACCACGCTGATAATGATTGCGCTCAACTTTACGTCGGCGACCAACACGGCACTGATCAACGCCACCCAGCCTGTATTGACCGTGCTGCTCTCGCGGCTGGTCTATCGTGTGCCTGTCAGCGGCACACAGGCGATCGGCATCCTCATTGCCTTTGCTGGTGTCGTGGTGATGGTTGCCCGCGGCAGTTGGGCAACACTGGTCGGGCTCGATTTCCAGGCCGGTGACCTTCTGGCTCTGCTCGCCATGTTCGGTCTTGCCGGTTATGCGATACGCTTCGTGCGCATCCCGATGCGACTGTCGGCAGCGCGTGCGCTGTTTCCGATGGTCGTTGCCGGTTCCGTACTGCTGCTTCCGTTCTACGTACTCGAATCCCTGTTGTACAAGCCGGTACCAGTCACCTCGACCAGCATCGGCGCGATCGTGTCGATCGCGCTGCTGGTGTCGTGCGCTGCCATGCTGCTGTGGAATACCGGCAATCGACTCGTGGGCGCCAACCGGGCCAGCATCTTCATAAACCTGGTGCCGGTATTCGGCGTGTTGCTGGCCGTCAGCTTCCTTGGTGAAAGCTTCGAGCTCTGGCATCTGAGCGGAATGGTGATGATCGCGAGCGGAGTCTTCCTCGTCATGCGCTGA